A single window of Achromobacter xylosoxidans DNA harbors:
- the phnD gene encoding phosphate/phosphite/phosphonate ABC transporter substrate-binding protein, giving the protein MRALRLLQAASLAALAFGASAAHAADTCSNRGDLDQNYCDANKDLVADTPTDPAKLKTPSTLVFTYTPVEDPAVYEDIFKPFTKHLSECTGKRVVFYQVQSNAAEIEAMRSGRLHVGGFSTGPTAFAVNIAGAVPFAVKGYADGFQGYNLIVIVKKDSPYQKLTDLKGKKLAHTAPSSNSGHMAPVALFPKEGLTPDKDYKVVFSGKHDQSVMGVNSGDYDAAAVASDVFKRMVERGQVKEADFRVIYKSEKFPTSSFAYAHDLEPKFRDQMLKCFYDYRFPAEMSKAFDGADRFYPVTYQKDWAIVRQVAESGGESFNRAAYDRESAKSKK; this is encoded by the coding sequence ATGCGCGCCTTGCGTCTACTGCAAGCGGCCTCGCTGGCCGCGCTCGCGTTCGGGGCATCCGCCGCCCACGCCGCCGACACCTGCTCGAACCGGGGCGACCTGGACCAGAACTACTGCGACGCCAACAAGGACCTGGTGGCCGACACGCCCACCGATCCGGCCAAGCTCAAGACGCCGTCGACCCTGGTGTTCACCTACACCCCGGTGGAAGACCCGGCGGTTTATGAAGACATCTTCAAGCCGTTCACCAAGCACCTGTCCGAATGCACCGGCAAGCGCGTGGTGTTCTACCAGGTGCAGAGCAACGCCGCCGAGATCGAGGCCATGCGCTCGGGCCGCCTGCACGTGGGCGGTTTCTCCACCGGCCCCACCGCCTTCGCCGTGAACATCGCCGGCGCGGTGCCGTTCGCCGTCAAGGGCTACGCCGATGGCTTCCAGGGCTACAACCTGATCGTCATCGTCAAGAAGGACAGCCCGTACCAGAAGCTCACCGACCTCAAGGGCAAGAAGCTGGCGCACACCGCACCGTCGTCGAACTCCGGCCACATGGCGCCCGTGGCGCTGTTTCCCAAGGAAGGCCTGACGCCCGACAAGGACTACAAGGTGGTGTTCTCGGGCAAGCACGACCAGTCCGTCATGGGCGTCAATTCCGGCGACTACGACGCCGCCGCCGTGGCGTCGGACGTGTTCAAGCGCATGGTCGAGCGCGGCCAGGTCAAGGAAGCCGACTTCCGCGTCATCTACAAGAGCGAGAAATTCCCGACCTCGTCGTTCGCCTACGCGCACGACCTGGAGCCGAAGTTCCGCGACCAGATGCTCAAGTGCTTCTACGACTACCGCTTCCCGGCCGAGATGTCCAAGGCCTTCGACGGCGCCGACCGCTTCTACCCGGTGACCTACCAGAAGGACTGGGCCATCGTGCGCCAGGTCGCCGAATCCGGAGGCGAAAGCTTCAACCGCGCCGCCTACGACCGCGAATCCGCCAAGAGCAAGAAGTAA
- the phnC gene encoding phosphonate ABC transporter ATP-binding protein: MTTSLRISGLVKEYRAGRPVLNGIDLQIAGRGLTAIIGPSGTGKSTLLRCINRLIEPTRGEIVLEAGDGAVDLARVRGASLRRARRRIGMVFQEYNLVERLTVMENLLTGRLGYTGAFKAWTRRFEADDIEHAYQLLDTVGLAGFADQRADALSGGQRQRVGIARALMQRPQLLLADEPTSSLDPKTSVEIMELLAAQGDASGIPVIVNIHDVELARRYAGRIVGMSGGHVVYDGDGHGLDAAMLKTIYGGESWLA; encoded by the coding sequence ATGACGACGTCGCTACGCATTTCCGGCCTGGTCAAGGAATACCGGGCCGGCCGGCCGGTATTGAACGGCATCGACCTGCAGATCGCGGGACGCGGCCTGACGGCCATCATCGGCCCGTCAGGCACCGGCAAGAGCACGCTCCTGCGCTGCATCAACCGGCTGATCGAGCCGACCCGCGGCGAGATCGTGCTCGAAGCCGGCGACGGCGCGGTCGACCTGGCCCGGGTGCGTGGCGCGTCGCTGCGGCGCGCGCGCCGGCGCATCGGCATGGTGTTCCAGGAATACAACCTGGTCGAACGCCTGACCGTGATGGAAAACCTGCTGACCGGACGGCTGGGCTACACCGGCGCCTTCAAGGCCTGGACCCGCCGCTTCGAGGCCGACGACATCGAGCACGCCTACCAGCTGCTCGATACCGTCGGCCTGGCGGGCTTCGCCGACCAGCGCGCCGACGCCCTGTCGGGCGGCCAGCGCCAGCGCGTGGGCATCGCCCGCGCGCTGATGCAGCGTCCGCAGTTGCTGCTGGCCGATGAGCCGACCTCGTCGCTCGACCCCAAGACCTCGGTCGAGATCATGGAGCTGCTGGCGGCGCAGGGCGACGCTAGCGGCATCCCCGTCATCGTCAACATCCACGACGTCGAACTGGCGCGACGCTACGCCGGCCGCATCGTCGGCATGTCGGGCGGCCACGTGGTCTATGACGGCGACGGCCATGGCCTGGACGCCGCCATGCTCAAGACCATCTACGGAGGCGAGTCTTGGCTGGCGTAA
- the phnE gene encoding phosphonate ABC transporter, permease protein PhnE has protein sequence MTPRPSHPRPFALSGRAKAGVLLLVLYTIYAAAQLDFSWARFESGMGHASTFLARMFPPNFEKPATLWKGIAESLEIAVLASVLGILFALPVGLLGARNLMPAWVSWPARSIVALCRALHPVIVAILFVKAVGFGALAGILALTVASIGFIGKLFTEAIEEISLKQVEAVRATGASFANVLAFGVLPQVFARFIGFATYQFDSNLRNSTMVGIVGAGGVGGTLFSAFQRFDYDFVSAILLTLIAIIMLGEILAGFVRAVFLDNLGFDRILQGRFAGARGIGSSASKAAYQAARKAEADQ, from the coding sequence ATGACTCCTCGTCCGTCCCACCCGCGTCCCTTCGCGCTGTCCGGCCGCGCCAAGGCCGGCGTGCTGCTGCTGGTGCTGTACACAATCTACGCGGCCGCGCAGCTGGACTTCAGCTGGGCCCGCTTCGAAAGCGGCATGGGCCATGCGTCGACCTTCCTGGCGCGCATGTTCCCGCCCAATTTCGAGAAGCCCGCCACGCTGTGGAAGGGCATCGCCGAAAGCCTGGAGATCGCGGTGCTGGCCTCGGTGCTGGGCATCCTGTTCGCGCTGCCCGTGGGCCTCTTGGGCGCGCGCAACCTGATGCCGGCCTGGGTCTCGTGGCCGGCCCGCTCGATCGTCGCGCTGTGCCGCGCGCTGCATCCGGTGATCGTCGCGATCCTGTTCGTCAAGGCCGTGGGCTTTGGCGCGCTGGCCGGCATCCTGGCGCTGACGGTGGCCTCGATCGGCTTCATCGGCAAGCTGTTCACCGAAGCCATCGAGGAAATCTCGCTCAAGCAGGTCGAGGCGGTGCGCGCCACCGGCGCCTCGTTCGCCAACGTGCTGGCCTTCGGCGTGCTGCCGCAGGTGTTCGCGCGCTTCATCGGCTTTGCCACCTACCAGTTCGACTCGAACCTGCGCAACTCCACCATGGTCGGCATCGTCGGCGCCGGCGGCGTGGGCGGCACGCTGTTCTCGGCCTTCCAGCGCTTTGACTACGACTTCGTCAGCGCCATCCTGCTGACGCTCATCGCCATCATCATGCTGGGCGAGATCCTGGCGGGCTTCGTGCGCGCCGTTTTCCTGGACAACCTGGGCTTTGACCGCATCCTGCAGGGCCGCTTCGCCGGCGCGCGCGGCATCGGTTCGAGCGCGTCGAAGGCGGCCTACCAGGCCGCGCGCAAGGCGGAGGCGGACCAATGA
- the phnE gene encoding phosphonate ABC transporter, permease protein PhnE, translating to MNTHAPTLPANHAPRVWHRYSLGQRLLRFALYLLLVAAIVQAIRGVEVIPEFLYDAPEQMADLFQRMWPVDWAHYRGGVHEALIETLHIATLGTILSVIMAVPVGLLAANNLTPSKTINMLARLILVSSRSVNSLVWALLFIAIFGPGALAGTLAIAFRSIGFVGKLVGEAIEEAQRGPIEAVTATGASKASVIWYAYWPQIRPAFWSIVLLRWDINVRESAVLGLVGAGGIGMALDTALNLFQWDRVALVLVAIFVVVVLAEILITQARKRIL from the coding sequence ATGAACACGCACGCCCCCACCTTGCCCGCCAACCACGCGCCGCGCGTCTGGCACCGCTACAGCCTGGGCCAGCGGCTGCTGCGCTTCGCTCTCTACCTGCTGCTGGTCGCCGCCATCGTGCAGGCCATCCGAGGCGTCGAAGTGATTCCGGAGTTCCTGTACGACGCGCCCGAGCAGATGGCCGACCTGTTCCAGCGCATGTGGCCGGTGGACTGGGCCCACTATCGCGGCGGCGTGCACGAGGCGCTGATCGAGACCCTGCACATCGCCACGCTCGGCACCATCCTGTCGGTGATCATGGCGGTGCCGGTGGGCCTGCTGGCGGCCAACAACCTCACGCCCAGCAAGACCATCAACATGCTCGCGCGCCTGATCCTGGTGTCAAGCCGCTCGGTCAATTCGCTGGTGTGGGCGCTGCTGTTCATCGCCATCTTCGGCCCCGGCGCGCTGGCCGGCACGCTGGCCATCGCGTTCCGCTCCATCGGCTTCGTCGGCAAGCTGGTGGGCGAAGCCATCGAAGAAGCGCAGCGCGGCCCGATCGAGGCGGTCACCGCCACCGGCGCCAGCAAGGCATCGGTGATCTGGTACGCCTACTGGCCGCAGATCCGTCCGGCGTTCTGGTCCATCGTGCTGCTGCGCTGGGACATCAACGTGCGCGAATCGGCGGTGCTCGGCCTGGTCGGCGCCGGCGGCATCGGCATGGCGCTGGACACCGCCCTCAACCTGTTCCAGTGGGACCGCGTGGCGCTGGTGCTGGTCGCCATCTTCGTGGTGGTGGTGCTGGCCGAAATCCTCATCACCCAGGCGCGCAAACGCATTCTCTGA